Proteins encoded by one window of uncultured Draconibacterium sp.:
- a CDS encoding tetratricopeptide repeat protein, translating to MRHFIILLILITGLNTGFAQQKRSEVQTKSSLAIRYYNAKDFEKAAPLLKEVHELTRNSTYFRYYINSLISLNQFAEAESELQREIKKQKTPRPEYYVHLGQVYKSQNRDEEAQIMFQDAVNNIPANRGAYLTTANSFLAWGEYALARDVYLKGRKTLPDQSFNYELARSYLYLRDYTNMMEEYLNLLREGEKHLARVQSSLSSAMRLDIDDGLRDQFRGQVLKRIQAEPNVIGYNRLLIWFFLQEKKFSSALRQSVALDKRTRAEDGQIAQLGDLALRNKEYTQAQKAYEYLMDKGEETPFFPQAFARNIHAKYMEYTNEGDGNLEQGQALATDFENGLIYLSIGPATLNLVREYAHLLAFYLNDTEKAIAVLEKGEKVPQLKPEELGRLKAEMADIYVYADDPWEAMLIYSQVIDANKKNTLGDEVKLKKAKLGYYMGNFRWAKAQLDVLKASTSKLTANDAMELSMLIGNNLNLDTTAVPLQMFASADLLFFQNRPDEAMLVLDSIADIYPYHTLVDNILFRKAKIEIDKQNYALAAEYLQTIVTDFSYDLLGDDALYMLAEINNYHLGQAEKAKELYKQMLTSYPGSVFTEESREKYRELRKVYPDKEPEGKDGLFERAIESTEF from the coding sequence ATGAGACATTTCATTATACTACTCATATTAATTACAGGACTAAATACCGGCTTTGCGCAACAAAAGCGCTCCGAGGTTCAAACAAAATCGAGTTTAGCCATTCGGTATTACAATGCAAAAGACTTTGAGAAAGCAGCGCCTTTGCTTAAAGAGGTGCACGAATTAACCCGAAACAGTACGTATTTCAGGTATTACATAAACAGTTTGATAAGTCTGAATCAATTTGCTGAGGCTGAGTCGGAACTTCAGCGTGAGATTAAAAAACAAAAAACACCGCGACCTGAATATTACGTGCATCTGGGTCAGGTTTATAAAAGCCAGAACCGTGATGAAGAGGCGCAGATAATGTTTCAAGATGCAGTTAATAATATACCTGCCAACCGCGGAGCTTATCTAACCACGGCAAATTCTTTCCTGGCCTGGGGTGAATATGCTTTGGCGCGCGATGTATATTTAAAAGGAAGAAAAACACTGCCCGACCAGTCGTTTAACTACGAATTGGCACGGTCGTATCTGTATTTGCGCGATTATACCAATATGATGGAAGAGTACCTGAACCTCTTGCGAGAAGGTGAAAAACACCTGGCTCGAGTACAAAGCAGTTTGTCATCGGCAATGCGATTGGACATTGACGATGGTTTGCGCGACCAGTTTCGGGGGCAGGTGTTAAAACGTATTCAGGCCGAACCAAATGTAATTGGTTACAATCGTTTGCTAATCTGGTTTTTTCTGCAGGAAAAAAAATTCTCAAGTGCGTTGCGTCAGTCGGTTGCTCTGGATAAACGAACCAGGGCTGAAGATGGTCAGATTGCGCAATTGGGCGACCTTGCATTGCGAAATAAGGAATATACACAGGCTCAAAAGGCTTACGAATATTTAATGGACAAAGGGGAGGAAACGCCTTTTTTTCCGCAGGCTTTTGCCCGGAATATTCATGCAAAATACATGGAATATACCAACGAGGGAGATGGCAATCTGGAGCAGGGACAAGCTTTGGCTACCGATTTTGAGAATGGATTGATTTATCTGAGTATTGGACCGGCTACTTTGAATTTGGTGCGTGAGTATGCGCATTTGCTGGCCTTCTACCTGAATGATACCGAAAAAGCAATTGCCGTACTGGAGAAAGGAGAGAAAGTTCCACAGCTGAAACCCGAAGAACTGGGGCGTTTGAAAGCCGAAATGGCTGATATTTATGTGTATGCAGATGATCCGTGGGAAGCAATGTTGATTTATTCGCAGGTAATTGATGCCAACAAAAAGAATACACTGGGCGACGAAGTAAAACTGAAAAAGGCAAAACTGGGGTACTACATGGGGAATTTTCGCTGGGCAAAAGCGCAGTTGGATGTGTTAAAAGCCAGTACTTCAAAATTAACAGCAAACGATGCTATGGAGTTGTCGATGCTGATAGGAAACAACCTCAACCTTGATACTACAGCGGTTCCTTTGCAGATGTTTGCCAGTGCCGATTTGTTATTTTTCCAAAACCGGCCTGATGAGGCGATGTTGGTGCTGGATTCAATTGCCGATATTTATCCTTATCACACGCTGGTGGATAACATCCTGTTCCGCAAAGCAAAAATTGAAATAGATAAACAGAACTACGCTTTAGCTGCCGAATACCTGCAAACTATTGTTACTGATTTTAGCTACGACTTGCTGGGCGACGACGCGTTATATATGTTGGCCGAGATTAACAATTACCACCTGGGGCAAGCAGAAAAGGCAAAAGAGTTGTACAAACAAATGCTTACCAGCTATCCTGGAAGTGTGTTCACTGAAGAATCGCGCGAGAAATACCGGGAACTGAGAAAAGTATACCCGGATAAAGAGCCAGAAGGCAAGGATGGCTTGTTTGAGCGGGCTATTGAGAGTACGGAGTTTTAG
- the lipA gene encoding lipoyl synthase: protein MAHELNGRERLPKWMKMKMPKGESYSKVKNLVNKHGLHTICTSGNCPNIGECWNRGTATFMILGNICTRKCKFCAVPNGMPLAPDLEEPKKLAESVRIMGVKHCVITSVDRDDLEDQGAGIWAETIREVKRVNPETKIEVLIPDFRGKMELVQQVIDAGPDVISHNLETTEERTPFIRFAAKYRRSLEVIKYVADNFGRAKSGIMLGLGETHEDVLRTMDDLLEAGCKVMTIGQYLAPTTKHMPVVEYVEPEKFVEYRNIGIRKGFKFVESSPLVRSSYRAEEHVKA, encoded by the coding sequence ATGGCACATGAGTTGAACGGCAGAGAGCGACTGCCGAAGTGGATGAAGATGAAAATGCCGAAGGGAGAGAGCTATTCAAAGGTGAAGAACCTGGTGAATAAACATGGTTTGCACACCATTTGCACCAGCGGAAACTGCCCGAATATTGGCGAATGCTGGAACCGTGGAACAGCCACATTTATGATTTTAGGAAACATCTGTACGCGTAAATGTAAATTCTGTGCCGTACCCAATGGAATGCCGCTTGCTCCTGATTTGGAAGAGCCGAAAAAGCTGGCTGAATCAGTTCGAATTATGGGCGTAAAACACTGTGTTATTACTTCGGTTGACCGCGACGATCTGGAAGATCAGGGCGCCGGAATCTGGGCAGAAACCATCCGCGAAGTAAAACGTGTGAATCCGGAAACAAAAATTGAAGTGCTGATTCCTGATTTCCGCGGAAAAATGGAACTGGTACAACAGGTGATCGATGCCGGTCCGGATGTGATCTCGCACAACCTTGAAACCACCGAAGAGCGTACTCCGTTTATTCGTTTTGCTGCAAAATACCGCCGTAGTCTTGAGGTAATTAAATACGTTGCCGACAATTTCGGACGCGCAAAATCGGGTATTATGCTTGGTTTAGGCGAAACACATGAAGATGTGCTAAGAACTATGGACGACTTGCTGGAAGCCGGTTGTAAAGTAATGACCATCGGTCAATACCTGGCACCAACAACAAAACATATGCCTGTGGTTGAATACGTCGAACCGGAGAAATTTGTGGAATACCGCAACATTGGCATCCGCAAAGGTTTTAAATTTGTTGAAAGTTCGCCACTTGTTCGTAGTTCGTACAGAGCCGAAGAACACGTAAAAGCATAA